A single region of the Streptomyces sp. NBC_00425 genome encodes:
- a CDS encoding non-ribosomal peptide synthetase translates to MSQAWEGFRLSKQQEHVLALVAGGRAGRTVARVGLGTSLDREVLEHAVHDVAAAHESLRTVYRKVLGENSTALMVIEDRPRVLVSERSGDDAALTALVQEEARAQTTEEDAEPLRLTLFTHTGGQRSLVVSAPRMSMDALSAEVFLRDLRQACAARLQGAPWSRDGIVQYADYAQWQVDEGAASPRQKELAADRAARLAELPPLNLPLELLSDDASLADLRWTVPAPLAQRLRSLGDDCDGGLRSVLLTAWFVALWHAAGRPERLAVNARLTRRPFPELLTSIGLFETPVPVFAAVSDETTLTDLLRSVDLELDGFEQADESSMDPAGQHVAGIPGFAFHDVTGFDSPQEPAFSDLWIEPSDDTRKVALCAQVLEGEIRLTLRHQALGMADGGIEALLACLRAALSALGGDPGIAVPDLAMLDEDAARELVAAVNPAQQPERPGEHWHRQVERTARFAPDAPALRTATRSWTYRQLDEASSRLANELVGRGVHAGELVGLCLERSDLAVVAMLAIAKAGAGYVPVDPSLPAKRRSAVIEAVGLRHAVATEETAATLPQDCDTVLLDADLTVCAHRASDSPQVATTDDDPAYVIFTSGSTGAPKGVLVGHGHLAAYLDGVLDRLRLTGPVDSVALSTLGTDLGNTALFPPLVTGGELLVVAPEVSADAQALAELLSRESYDLLKITPSHLEAVFTVAEAPERLMPHQALVAGGEPFGWGWYNLFKDYLGDCRLYNHYGPTETTVGVLCGEATASHDLAALASSVPLGTPMRHARAYVLDPLRRPLPVGVPGELWIGGSSVSHGYLSPTEDQSARFVADPFSPDPSGRMYRTGDKARLLPDHTVEFLGRVDRQIKLRGFRVELGEIEAVMRQHPRVTGSLVVEAGESTGAHLVGYLIDAEGGRGGAEWLREFLAERLPDFMLPAHLVALDAFPLTSTGKIDASMLPEPGFYTQGSTTYVAPRTETERRVADIVAQLLLLRQVGADDDFFEVGGHSLLATQLVARLRDDFKVSFKLRNLFEFPVVSELAEFIDQLLEKKAADAC, encoded by the coding sequence ATGTCGCAGGCCTGGGAAGGCTTCCGTCTGTCGAAGCAGCAGGAGCACGTCCTCGCGCTCGTGGCGGGCGGACGGGCCGGCCGTACGGTGGCCCGGGTGGGCCTCGGCACGTCGCTCGACCGCGAGGTGCTGGAACACGCGGTGCACGACGTGGCAGCGGCGCACGAGAGCCTGCGCACCGTCTACCGCAAGGTGCTCGGCGAGAACAGCACCGCGCTGATGGTGATCGAGGACCGTCCGCGGGTCCTCGTGTCGGAGCGGTCCGGCGACGACGCCGCACTCACCGCCCTCGTACAGGAGGAGGCGCGTGCGCAGACCACCGAAGAGGACGCGGAGCCTCTGCGCCTGACCCTGTTCACCCACACCGGCGGACAGCGGTCGCTCGTCGTCTCGGCGCCGCGGATGAGCATGGACGCCCTCTCGGCCGAGGTGTTCCTCCGGGACCTCCGGCAGGCCTGCGCCGCGCGGCTGCAGGGCGCCCCGTGGAGCCGCGACGGCATCGTCCAGTACGCCGACTACGCCCAGTGGCAGGTCGACGAGGGGGCGGCGAGCCCGCGCCAGAAGGAGCTCGCGGCCGACCGCGCGGCCCGGCTGGCGGAGCTGCCCCCGCTGAACCTGCCGCTCGAACTCCTCTCCGACGACGCCTCTCTCGCCGACCTGCGGTGGACCGTCCCCGCGCCCCTGGCACAGCGGCTGCGAAGCCTCGGCGACGACTGCGACGGCGGTCTGCGCAGCGTGCTGCTGACCGCCTGGTTCGTCGCCCTGTGGCACGCCGCCGGACGGCCGGAACGCCTTGCGGTCAACGCCCGGCTCACCCGACGGCCCTTCCCGGAGCTCCTCACCTCGATCGGCCTGTTCGAGACCCCCGTGCCGGTGTTCGCCGCGGTCTCCGACGAGACGACGCTCACCGATCTGCTGCGCTCGGTGGACCTGGAGCTGGACGGCTTCGAGCAGGCGGACGAGAGCTCCATGGACCCGGCCGGCCAGCACGTCGCCGGCATACCGGGGTTCGCCTTCCACGACGTCACCGGGTTCGACTCGCCCCAGGAGCCGGCCTTCAGCGACCTGTGGATCGAACCGTCCGACGACACGCGCAAGGTCGCGCTCTGCGCGCAGGTCCTGGAAGGGGAGATCCGTCTCACCCTGCGCCACCAGGCCCTCGGCATGGCGGACGGCGGCATCGAGGCGCTGCTCGCCTGTCTGCGCGCCGCCCTGTCGGCGCTGGGCGGCGATCCGGGGATCGCCGTGCCCGACCTGGCCATGCTGGACGAGGACGCCGCGCGGGAGCTCGTCGCGGCCGTGAACCCGGCGCAGCAGCCGGAGCGCCCCGGGGAGCACTGGCACCGCCAGGTCGAGCGGACCGCGCGGTTCGCCCCCGACGCCCCCGCGCTCAGGACGGCCACGCGCTCCTGGACGTACCGGCAGCTCGACGAGGCCTCGAGCCGGCTGGCCAACGAGCTGGTCGGGCGCGGGGTGCACGCCGGCGAGCTGGTCGGGCTGTGCCTCGAACGCTCAGACCTGGCCGTCGTCGCCATGCTGGCGATCGCCAAGGCCGGGGCCGGGTACGTGCCCGTCGACCCGAGCCTGCCCGCCAAGCGCCGGTCCGCGGTCATCGAGGCGGTCGGTCTGCGCCACGCCGTGGCGACCGAGGAGACGGCCGCGACCCTTCCGCAGGACTGCGACACCGTCCTGCTGGACGCGGACCTCACGGTCTGCGCCCACCGGGCGAGCGACAGCCCGCAGGTGGCGACCACCGACGACGATCCCGCCTACGTGATCTTCACCTCGGGCTCCACCGGCGCCCCGAAGGGCGTCCTCGTCGGACACGGGCACCTCGCGGCCTACCTCGACGGCGTGCTCGACCGGCTGCGCCTGACCGGCCCGGTCGACTCGGTCGCCCTGAGCACCCTGGGCACCGACCTCGGCAACACCGCGCTGTTCCCGCCCCTCGTCACCGGGGGCGAGCTGCTGGTCGTCGCGCCGGAGGTCTCCGCGGACGCGCAGGCGCTCGCCGAACTGCTCTCCCGCGAGAGCTACGACCTCCTCAAGATCACCCCCTCGCACCTGGAGGCCGTCTTCACCGTGGCCGAGGCGCCGGAGCGGCTGATGCCGCACCAGGCCCTGGTCGCGGGCGGCGAGCCGTTCGGCTGGGGCTGGTACAACCTGTTCAAGGACTACCTCGGCGACTGCCGGCTCTACAACCACTACGGCCCGACCGAGACGACCGTCGGCGTGCTCTGCGGAGAGGCCACCGCCTCCCACGACCTGGCCGCCCTGGCATCCAGCGTCCCGCTGGGCACACCGATGCGACACGCGCGCGCCTACGTCCTGGACCCCCTGCGCCGGCCGTTGCCGGTCGGCGTGCCGGGCGAGCTGTGGATCGGCGGATCGTCCGTGTCGCACGGCTATCTGTCCCCGACCGAGGACCAGAGCGCCCGGTTCGTCGCCGACCCGTTCAGCCCGGACCCGTCGGGGCGGATGTACCGCACCGGTGACAAGGCACGCCTCCTGCCCGACCACACCGTCGAGTTCCTCGGCCGGGTCGACCGGCAGATCAAGCTGCGCGGCTTCCGCGTGGAGCTGGGCGAGATCGAAGCGGTCATGCGCCAGCACCCCCGGGTGACCGGCAGCCTGGTCGTGGAGGCCGGTGAGAGCACGGGCGCCCACCTCGTGGGCTACCTCATCGACGCCGAGGGCGGCCGGGGCGGCGCGGAGTGGCTCCGCGAGTTCCTGGCCGAACGCCTCCCGGACTTCATGCTGCCCGCCCACCTGGTGGCCCTGGACGCCTTCCCGCTCACCAGCACCGGGAAGATCGACGCCTCGATGCTTCCCGAACCGGGCTTCTACACCCAGGGATCCACCACCTACGTCGCACCCCGGACCGAGACCGAGCGCCGGGTCGCCGACATCGTCGCGCAGCTCCTGCTGCTGCGTCAGGTCGGCGCCGACGACGACTTCTTCGAGGTGGGCGGGCACTCGCTGCTCGCGACCCAGCTGGTCGCCCGGCTGCGGGACGACTTCAAGGTGAGTTTCAAGCTGCGCAACCTCTTCGAGTTCCCCGTCGTGTCGGAGCTCGCCGAGTTCATCGACCAGCTCCTCGAGAAGAAAGCGGCAGACGCATGTTGA
- a CDS encoding TauD/TfdA family dioxygenase codes for MLTQTTDTGTNGRFGRARRSVAVTSETLVRVAPLIDGSRAVSCTPTLTGLDAREWLAGSGNALARLRDEHGAVLLRGFAPLDAAGLAELATGLDGELRDYDNRSTPRRRVDGNVFTSTEYPADQTIPQHNEMSYTDSWPATLFLTCVVPAATGGETPIADSARVHARLPQATRERFERHGVMYVRNFGHGMDLSWQEAFQTEDRAQVDAYCAQHGIQAEWLGGERLRTRHVVQATVEARATGERVWFNQANLFHVSSLPEHVERELRESFAEDELPRNALHGDGTPLDPEDLAQIRAAYAAEEIALPWQAGDIMIVDNEQFSHGRNPYTGSRTVLVAMA; via the coding sequence ATGTTGACCCAGACGACCGACACCGGCACGAACGGGCGCTTCGGCAGGGCCCGGAGGTCCGTCGCGGTCACCAGCGAGACGCTGGTCCGCGTCGCCCCGCTGATCGACGGATCGCGCGCGGTGTCCTGCACACCCACCCTCACCGGCCTCGACGCACGAGAGTGGCTCGCGGGCTCGGGGAACGCCCTCGCCCGGCTGCGCGACGAGCACGGCGCCGTCCTGCTGCGCGGCTTCGCACCGCTGGACGCCGCGGGCCTCGCCGAACTCGCCACCGGGCTCGACGGCGAGCTGCGCGACTACGACAACCGCTCCACGCCGCGCCGACGGGTCGACGGCAACGTCTTCACGTCCACGGAGTACCCGGCCGACCAGACCATCCCGCAGCACAACGAGATGTCGTACACGGACTCGTGGCCGGCCACCCTGTTCCTCACCTGCGTCGTCCCGGCGGCCACGGGCGGCGAGACGCCCATCGCGGACAGCGCCCGCGTCCACGCCCGGCTGCCACAGGCCACGCGTGAGCGCTTCGAGCGGCACGGCGTGATGTACGTGCGCAACTTCGGCCATGGAATGGACCTGAGCTGGCAGGAGGCCTTCCAGACCGAGGACCGCGCCCAGGTCGACGCCTACTGCGCACAGCACGGCATCCAGGCGGAGTGGCTGGGCGGCGAGCGGCTGCGCACCCGGCACGTGGTGCAGGCCACCGTCGAGGCGAGGGCGACGGGGGAGCGGGTCTGGTTCAACCAGGCGAACCTGTTCCACGTCAGTTCGCTTCCCGAGCACGTCGAGCGCGAGCTGCGCGAGAGCTTCGCCGAGGACGAACTGCCCCGCAACGCGCTCCACGGTGACGGCACGCCCCTCGACCCGGAGGATCTGGCGCAGATCCGCGCCGCCTACGCGGCGGAGGAGATCGCCCTGCCCTGGCAGGCCGGCGACATCATGATCGTCGACAACGAGCAGTTCTCGCACGGCAGGAACCCCTACACCGGGTCCCGTACCGTCCTGGTGGCCATGGCATGA
- a CDS encoding DUF6817 domain-containing protein — translation MLDAERYRGELVQLGLHKIAHQDETLLDHMFRACAILQDMKAGEHVCLAGLFHGVYGTEGLHNDNVESIPEERRVEVRAVVGTQVEELIHTFSVMNYASLGKSFRNIMRPKGEPALKDRRTGEDIPMDRDEFEDLLRMKLGDVLAHMPQQVSHSHLNLPAEYAGFWQIAAEYLGPDAVNTWNTFTKGQLWIEPEQN, via the coding sequence ATGCTTGACGCAGAACGATATCGAGGCGAACTGGTGCAGCTGGGCCTGCACAAGATCGCGCACCAGGACGAGACCCTCCTGGACCACATGTTCCGGGCCTGCGCCATCCTCCAGGACATGAAGGCGGGGGAGCACGTCTGCCTCGCGGGACTGTTCCACGGCGTGTACGGAACGGAGGGCCTGCACAACGACAACGTCGAGTCCATTCCCGAGGAAAGACGTGTCGAGGTCCGAGCCGTCGTCGGAACCCAGGTGGAGGAGCTGATCCACACCTTCTCCGTCATGAACTACGCGTCGCTCGGCAAGAGCTTCCGCAACATCATGCGCCCGAAGGGGGAGCCGGCCCTGAAGGACCGGCGGACCGGCGAGGACATCCCGATGGACCGGGACGAATTCGAAGACCTCCTCCGCATGAAACTCGGCGACGTCCTGGCGCACATGCCCCAGCAGGTCAGCCACTCCCATCTCAACCTCCCGGCCGAATACGCGGGTTTCTGGCAGATCGCCGCCGAATACCTCGGTCCGGACGCAGTCAACACATGGAACACGTTCACGAAGGGGCAGTTGTGGATCGAGCCGGAGCAGAACTGA